One genomic window of Halovivax cerinus includes the following:
- a CDS encoding antitoxin VapB family protein, whose protein sequence is MSKRIRVEEDTHAALSALKGDDETFDALLTRLLEERRERVRDGAGLWDGTGAAEKAREARTEMKRGVGNR, encoded by the coding sequence ATGAGCAAGCGCATCCGGGTCGAGGAAGACACCCACGCCGCGCTTTCGGCGCTGAAAGGTGACGACGAGACGTTCGACGCGCTGCTCACGAGACTGCTCGAAGAACGGCGCGAACGGGTTCGAGACGGAGCCGGACTCTGGGACGGCACCGGCGCGGCCGAGAAGGCGCGCGAGGCGCGCACCGAGATGAAGCGAGGCGTCGGGAATCGATGA
- a CDS encoding DUF5518 domain-containing protein, translated as MREKVHRFPAIDLLLGAASIPITLIVTPEPSSIDISPVLVAGFVSGLYYERRSESVRHAGFRTGLVGGVPIVWSSIDFVVSELSAPSYLPALAILVGAIWFTFALLVTAFVTAICARAGGWTSSTVSGAVRQ; from the coding sequence ATGCGTGAGAAAGTACACAGGTTTCCTGCTATAGACCTCCTCCTGGGCGCCGCGTCGATCCCGATCACACTGATCGTGACGCCCGAGCCGTCGTCGATCGACATCTCTCCGGTGCTCGTGGCCGGGTTCGTGTCCGGCCTCTACTACGAGCGTCGATCCGAGTCGGTACGTCACGCCGGGTTTCGGACCGGACTCGTCGGTGGCGTCCCAATCGTCTGGTCGTCCATCGATTTCGTCGTCTCGGAACTGTCGGCGCCATCCTACCTTCCGGCTCTCGCAATCCTGGTGGGTGCGATATGGTTCACCTTCGCCCTCCTAGTTACCGCCTTCGTGACGGCGATCTGTGCGAGAGCCGGGGGCTGGACATCGTCCACCGTTTCGGGCGCTGTCCGACAGTGA
- the carB gene encoding carbamoyl-phosphate synthase large subunit, which produces MASAHHRAGDEPDGRTILLIGSGPIQIGQAAEFDYSGAQACRALQEEGARVVLVNSNPATIMTDPEMADRVYIEPITTEAIAEIIREEDPDGVIAGLGGQTGLNVTAELAEEGVLEEHDVEIMGTPLDTIYATEDRDLFRQRMESIGQPVPASTTITLDADESVAELTEADLEERVEDAVDEVGGLPVIARTTYTLGGSGSGVVSEMDELIERVRTGLRLSRNSEVLVTESIAGWVELEYEVMRDADDSCIIICNMENLDPMGIHTGESTVVTPSQVIPDDGHQEMRTAALDVIRELGIQGGCNIQFAWRDDGTPGGEYRVVEVNPRVSRSSALASKATGYPIARVTAKVALGKRLHEIENEITGQTTAAFEPAIDYVVTKVPRWPIDKFDDVDFELTTAMKSTGEAMAIGRTFEESLLKALRSSEYDPSVDWDELDDATLSAEYLERPSPDRPYAMLEAFDRGFSIEDVCELTGIYEWYVERFARIAEADALARDGEFTDAAVAGRTNDEIAALADADVESVEAAVPGRSYKQVDTCAGEFEAETPYYYSARQSALAGAAVPGAGSTGSAGSGAPDGAERVSRMASELEIDPDVESVVVVGGGPIRIGQGVEFDYCAVHAVQALRELGIDAHVVNNNPETVSTDYDTSDGLFFEPITAEEVADVAEATDADGVMVQFGGQTSVNIGEPLEDELARRGLNCEIMGTGVEAMDLAEDRDRFNALMDELGIAQPEGGSATSEEEALELAHEIGYPVLVRPSYVLGGRAMEIVYDDAELEEYIEEAVRVSPDKPILVDEFLEDAVELDVDAVADGESVLIGGVMEHVESAGVHSGDSACMIPPRSLGRDVNRRVREVAEEIARELDTVGLLNVQLAVKDGEVYVLEANPRSSRTVPFISKATGVPIAKIAAQVMAGNSLEALDVTEQVPEQTSIKEVVLPFDRLPDSDPRLGPEMKSTGEVMGTADSFGKAYEKAQSAAGNEIPESGTIVLDLADDAFPDPDSEAGEALVDGFTEYYDLSDAVDLVEAARRGEIDMIVSGKRDLLTVAVEEEIPYFSTHEAASAALEARESRDEPIDVEAIGDRPQRDEYWGQPKGE; this is translated from the coding sequence ATGGCTTCCGCGCACCACCGAGCCGGGGACGAGCCGGACGGGCGCACGATCCTGCTCATCGGCAGCGGACCGATCCAGATCGGCCAGGCGGCGGAGTTCGACTACTCCGGCGCACAGGCCTGCCGAGCGTTACAGGAGGAAGGCGCCCGTGTCGTCCTCGTCAACTCGAATCCGGCGACGATCATGACGGATCCGGAGATGGCAGACCGGGTCTACATCGAACCGATCACGACCGAAGCGATCGCCGAGATAATTCGCGAAGAGGATCCCGACGGCGTCATCGCCGGCCTCGGCGGCCAGACCGGCCTGAACGTCACCGCCGAACTCGCCGAGGAGGGCGTCCTCGAAGAACACGACGTCGAGATCATGGGCACGCCGCTCGACACCATCTACGCGACGGAAGACCGCGACCTCTTCCGCCAGCGGATGGAGTCGATCGGACAGCCAGTGCCTGCCTCGACGACGATCACGCTCGACGCGGACGAGTCCGTCGCCGAACTCACCGAAGCCGACCTCGAAGAACGCGTCGAAGACGCCGTCGACGAGGTCGGCGGCCTCCCCGTCATCGCACGGACGACCTACACGCTCGGCGGCTCGGGTTCCGGCGTCGTCTCCGAGATGGACGAGTTGATCGAGCGCGTCCGCACGGGGCTGCGACTCTCGCGCAACAGCGAAGTTCTCGTCACCGAATCGATCGCGGGCTGGGTCGAACTCGAGTACGAGGTGATGCGCGACGCCGACGACTCCTGTATCATCATCTGCAACATGGAGAACCTCGACCCGATGGGGATCCACACCGGCGAGTCCACCGTCGTCACGCCGTCGCAGGTCATCCCCGACGACGGCCACCAGGAGATGCGTACCGCGGCGCTCGACGTCATCCGCGAACTCGGCATTCAGGGCGGCTGTAACATCCAGTTCGCCTGGCGAGACGACGGCACGCCGGGCGGCGAGTACCGCGTCGTGGAAGTCAACCCGCGCGTCTCACGCTCCTCCGCGCTGGCCTCGAAAGCGACCGGCTATCCGATCGCCCGCGTCACCGCGAAGGTCGCGCTGGGCAAGCGTCTCCACGAGATCGAAAACGAGATCACCGGCCAGACGACCGCCGCATTCGAGCCAGCCATCGACTACGTCGTCACCAAGGTGCCGCGCTGGCCGATCGACAAGTTCGACGACGTCGACTTCGAGCTGACGACCGCGATGAAGTCCACCGGCGAGGCGATGGCCATCGGCCGGACCTTCGAGGAGAGCCTGCTGAAAGCCCTTCGCTCGTCCGAGTACGACCCGAGCGTCGACTGGGACGAGCTGGACGACGCGACGCTCTCGGCCGAGTACCTCGAACGACCCTCCCCCGACCGTCCCTACGCGATGCTGGAGGCGTTCGATCGTGGTTTCTCGATCGAGGACGTCTGCGAGCTGACCGGCATCTACGAGTGGTACGTCGAACGCTTCGCCCGGATCGCCGAAGCCGACGCCCTCGCCCGCGACGGCGAGTTCACCGACGCCGCCGTCGCCGGCCGGACGAACGACGAGATCGCCGCGCTCGCGGACGCCGACGTCGAATCGGTCGAGGCCGCAGTCCCCGGCCGCTCGTACAAGCAGGTCGATACCTGTGCGGGCGAGTTCGAGGCCGAGACGCCGTACTACTACTCCGCGCGCCAGTCGGCGCTCGCCGGTGCCGCCGTGCCGGGGGCCGGCAGTACGGGGAGTGCCGGTAGCGGGGCGCCGGACGGCGCCGAGCGTGTCTCCAGGATGGCGAGCGAGCTCGAGATCGACCCGGACGTCGAGAGCGTGGTCGTCGTCGGCGGCGGCCCGATCCGCATCGGCCAGGGCGTGGAGTTCGACTACTGTGCGGTCCACGCCGTCCAGGCGTTGCGCGAACTCGGCATCGACGCCCACGTCGTGAACAACAACCCAGAGACGGTCTCGACGGACTACGACACCTCCGACGGCCTGTTCTTCGAGCCGATCACGGCCGAGGAGGTCGCCGACGTCGCCGAGGCGACCGACGCCGACGGCGTGATGGTCCAGTTCGGTGGCCAGACCTCAGTCAACATCGGCGAGCCGCTGGAGGACGAACTCGCACGCCGCGGGCTGAACTGCGAGATTATGGGGACCGGCGTCGAGGCGATGGACTTAGCGGAGGACCGCGACCGCTTCAACGCCCTGATGGACGAACTGGGTATCGCCCAGCCGGAAGGTGGCTCCGCGACCTCCGAGGAAGAGGCCCTCGAGCTCGCCCACGAGATCGGCTACCCCGTCCTCGTGCGACCGTCCTACGTGCTCGGCGGCCGCGCGATGGAGATCGTCTACGACGACGCCGAGTTAGAGGAGTACATCGAGGAGGCCGTCCGCGTGAGTCCGGACAAGCCGATCCTCGTCGACGAGTTCTTAGAAGACGCGGTCGAGCTGGACGTCGATGCCGTCGCCGACGGCGAGAGCGTCCTCATCGGCGGCGTCATGGAACACGTCGAATCGGCCGGTGTCCACTCCGGCGACTCGGCGTGTATGATCCCGCCGCGCTCGCTCGGCCGCGACGTTAACCGCCGCGTTCGCGAGGTCGCAGAGGAGATCGCCCGCGAACTGGACACGGTCGGCCTGTTGAACGTCCAACTCGCGGTCAAAGACGGCGAGGTGTACGTGCTGGAGGCGAACCCGCGCTCCTCGCGCACGGTGCCGTTCATCTCGAAGGCCACCGGCGTCCCGATCGCGAAGATCGCCGCGCAGGTGATGGCCGGCAACTCGCTCGAAGCACTCGACGTCACCGAGCAGGTTCCCGAACAGACCTCGATCAAGGAGGTCGTCCTGCCGTTCGACCGTCTGCCCGACTCCGACCCGCGGCTGGGCCCCGAGATGAAGTCGACGGGCGAGGTCATGGGCACCGCCGACTCCTTCGGCAAGGCCTACGAGAAGGCCCAGTCGGCGGCCGGAAACGAGATCCCCGAGTCGGGGACGATCGTCCTCGATCTCGCGGACGACGCCTTCCCCGACCCCGACAGCGAGGCCGGCGAAGCGCTCGTCGACGGCTTCACCGAGTACTACGACCTCTCCGACGCCGTCGATCTCGTCGAGGCGGCCAGACGCGGCGAGATCGACATGATCGTCTCCGGCAAGCGCGACCTGCTCACCGTCGCCGTCGAGGAAGAGATTCCGTACTTCTCGACGCACGAGGCGGCGTCGGCGGCGCTCGAGGCGCGCGAATCGCGCGACGAGCCCATCGACGTAGAAGCGATCGGCGACCGTCCCCAGCGCGACGAGTACTGGGGCCAGCCGAAGGGCGAGTGA
- a CDS encoding hybrid sensor histidine kinase/response regulator: MSTVDPQDDSSTWTVVYLHPDPAVGGAVADGLRTDAIDVVPANRVGDARSLIENRAVDCLVTAYDLPTTDGISLLRSLRADGFVTPVIFHAERGDESIAAEAIEVGISGYVPIDDVATESLDSLSKTLSNALTETQSTAALKRRWQTVESLHEVALEFETCATPAETYEFAVEALTKVLDVYAAALYVKDGTALVPEATVGSLPGGWGPYGLDEGVAGQTFQRGESSRTDHIPSDDAAAPADATLRSGISVPVGDFGVLQAVSTSPGAYSEHDQKLAELLAAHVSAAISRIRSKRAMRAERDRFATLFENVPDAVAITRGEERYVADVNPAFEETFGFDRDEIVDEPIDGFLVPEASEAIRVADTVGTDEVVRDHLTRRGRTGTREFSFTGFAIEDAETYREYGIYTDVTDRNRRERELRRYKRLVEAVGDPMYVLDPDGRVEMVNQAMAAVLGTTPEDVEGCRPESFMPAEHVDRGAELLRELLSDPDRQWDTFEMDVDPDDGDAFVAETMVSPLFDDGAFSGSVGVIRDITRRRERERRIRDLHEGTRELMSAEGVTAVAEVATEVATDALDFSLNGVFLYDEPADALVPVANTDRAQRVLGDPPVVEPGDGLMWEAYETGEPASYGDVRAASDVMNPETIVRSEAYVPLGDHGVIILSSPAVDDFDDEALALAKILGSNVEAALDRAEREATLARRTSELERQNERLDEFAGVVSHDLRNPLTLAEGHLELASEGAPAEIEPHVDEVDWALGRMGELIEDMLSLARNGRPLEETADVDLVSVVDAAHRTVDPDLAVAVDDTLGTIEASERRLRALFENCLRNAIEHVGPDVSLSIRRTDDGFAIDDDGPGIPPADRDAVLETGYTTSTDGTGYGLAIVADVAETHGWTVEIEESPDGGARIHVVTDGTRAGPESDGRRMAEDDH, from the coding sequence ATGTCGACGGTGGACCCCCAGGACGACTCCTCGACGTGGACGGTCGTCTACCTCCACCCGGATCCGGCCGTCGGTGGCGCCGTCGCGGACGGGCTCCGGACCGACGCCATCGACGTCGTACCCGCGAATCGGGTCGGGGACGCGCGGTCGCTCATCGAGAACAGAGCGGTCGACTGTCTCGTCACGGCCTACGACCTGCCGACGACCGACGGTATCTCTCTCCTGCGGTCGCTCCGAGCGGACGGATTCGTGACTCCGGTGATCTTCCACGCAGAACGCGGGGACGAGTCGATCGCGGCCGAGGCGATCGAGGTCGGGATCTCCGGATACGTTCCGATCGACGATGTCGCCACCGAGAGTCTGGACTCGCTGTCGAAGACGCTGTCGAACGCACTCACTGAGACCCAGTCGACGGCGGCGCTCAAACGGCGCTGGCAAACGGTCGAGTCCCTCCACGAGGTTGCACTCGAGTTCGAAACCTGCGCCACGCCGGCGGAGACGTACGAGTTCGCCGTCGAGGCGCTGACGAAGGTCCTCGACGTGTACGCCGCCGCACTCTACGTGAAAGACGGAACTGCACTCGTCCCGGAGGCGACCGTCGGCTCCCTGCCCGGGGGCTGGGGTCCGTACGGACTCGACGAAGGGGTCGCCGGGCAGACGTTCCAGCGCGGCGAATCGAGCCGAACCGATCACATTCCGTCGGACGACGCCGCGGCACCGGCAGACGCGACCCTCCGTTCCGGGATCAGTGTTCCCGTCGGCGACTTCGGCGTGTTGCAGGCGGTGTCGACGTCGCCGGGCGCGTACTCGGAGCACGATCAGAAACTAGCCGAATTGCTCGCCGCACACGTCTCCGCGGCGATCTCTCGAATCCGATCGAAACGGGCGATGCGGGCGGAACGCGACCGGTTCGCCACCCTCTTCGAGAACGTCCCCGACGCCGTCGCCATCACCCGTGGCGAGGAGCGATACGTCGCGGACGTCAACCCGGCGTTCGAAGAGACCTTCGGGTTCGACCGGGACGAGATCGTCGACGAACCGATCGACGGCTTCCTGGTCCCCGAAGCCAGCGAAGCGATCAGAGTCGCCGACACGGTGGGGACCGACGAGGTCGTCAGGGATCACCTGACCAGGCGGGGACGGACCGGCACGCGAGAGTTCAGTTTCACCGGTTTCGCGATCGAGGACGCAGAGACCTACCGCGAGTACGGTATCTACACCGACGTCACCGACCGCAATCGACGCGAGCGTGAACTCAGGCGATACAAACGCCTCGTCGAGGCCGTCGGCGATCCCATGTACGTTCTCGATCCGGACGGTCGTGTCGAGATGGTCAACCAGGCGATGGCGGCTGTACTGGGAACGACGCCCGAAGACGTCGAGGGCTGTCGACCGGAGTCGTTCATGCCCGCAGAGCACGTCGACCGCGGTGCCGAGTTGCTCCGCGAACTCCTCTCAGATCCCGACCGTCAGTGGGACACCTTCGAGATGGACGTCGATCCGGACGACGGGGACGCGTTCGTCGCCGAGACCATGGTCTCTCCGCTGTTCGACGACGGTGCATTCTCCGGCAGTGTCGGCGTTATTCGGGACATCACCCGTCGACGGGAGCGCGAACGGCGGATCCGTGACCTCCACGAGGGGACGCGTGAACTCATGTCGGCCGAGGGCGTCACGGCGGTCGCCGAGGTCGCGACGGAGGTGGCGACCGATGCGCTCGACTTCTCGCTCAACGGCGTCTTCCTCTACGACGAACCGGCCGACGCGCTCGTCCCTGTCGCGAACACCGATCGCGCCCAGCGAGTTCTGGGGGATCCACCCGTCGTCGAGCCCGGTGACGGCCTCATGTGGGAGGCCTACGAGACCGGGGAGCCGGCGAGTTACGGGGACGTACGCGCGGCCTCCGACGTGATGAACCCGGAAACCATCGTCCGGAGCGAGGCGTACGTTCCGCTCGGGGATCACGGCGTGATCATCCTCTCGTCGCCTGCCGTCGACGACTTCGACGACGAGGCGCTCGCGCTCGCGAAGATCCTGGGATCGAACGTCGAAGCGGCACTCGATCGGGCCGAACGGGAGGCGACGCTCGCACGTCGGACGAGTGAACTGGAACGCCAGAACGAACGTCTCGACGAGTTCGCCGGAGTGGTCAGTCACGACCTGCGAAATCCCCTCACGCTGGCGGAGGGTCACCTCGAACTCGCGAGCGAGGGCGCCCCAGCCGAGATCGAACCACACGTAGACGAGGTCGACTGGGCGCTCGGCCGCATGGGTGAACTCATCGAGGACATGCTCTCGCTTGCGAGAAACGGACGACCCCTCGAGGAGACGGCTGACGTCGACCTCGTCTCCGTCGTCGATGCGGCCCACCGGACCGTCGATCCCGACCTGGCGGTCGCCGTCGACGACACCCTCGGGACGATCGAGGCCAGCGAACGACGCCTCCGCGCACTCTTCGAGAACTGCCTCCGAAACGCCATCGAGCACGTCGGCCCGGACGTCTCGCTCTCGATTCGACGGACCGACGACGGCTTCGCGATCGACGACGACGGACCAGGTATCCCCCCGGCGGACCGCGACGCCGTCCTCGAAACGGGTTACACAACGTCGACAGACGGAACCGGCTACGGGCTCGCGATCGTCGCCGACGTGGCCGAGACGCACGGCTGGACCGTCGAGATCGAGGAGAGTCCGGACGGCGGCGCGCGCATTCACGTGGTGACGGATGGCACGCGGGCCGGCCCGGAATCGGATGGGAGACGGATGGCGGAGGATGATCACTGA
- a CDS encoding DUF5815 family protein produces the protein MTTPRVPGDGGRGQLELPCGEPLDPRAVDLGMREHACPCGDRHAVVLDVHPPSRFFPESFVDVLRETIEPADEFDAFGTPHLLGIVMEEFPESIAVHDAEDDGSVGYAMLWVTTFDARRLHEIVVELVVELMDHAVSHADDDAIVREFESQLDGFDVAAFVEEYRAVRNVDSRGDRPV, from the coding sequence ATGACAACCCCCCGAGTGCCCGGTGACGGCGGCCGGGGACAGCTCGAGTTGCCGTGCGGAGAACCGCTCGATCCGCGAGCGGTCGACCTCGGAATGCGCGAGCACGCCTGCCCGTGCGGCGATCGGCACGCGGTGGTCCTCGACGTACACCCGCCCTCGCGCTTTTTCCCGGAATCGTTCGTCGACGTGCTACGCGAGACGATCGAACCCGCCGACGAGTTCGACGCCTTCGGAACGCCGCACCTGCTCGGCATCGTCATGGAGGAGTTCCCCGAGTCGATCGCAGTCCACGACGCCGAAGACGACGGATCGGTCGGCTACGCCATGCTGTGGGTGACGACGTTCGACGCCCGCCGGTTACACGAGATCGTCGTCGAACTCGTCGTCGAGTTGATGGACCACGCGGTCAGTCACGCCGACGACGACGCGATCGTACGGGAGTTCGAGTCACAGCTCGACGGGTTCGACGTCGCGGCGTTCGTCGAGGAGTATCGCGCGGTCAGAAACGTCGACTCGCGCGGCGACCGGCCCGTCTGA
- a CDS encoding DUF7124 domain-containing protein yields the protein MNGGTDMTLAFELAALEELAYPERVFEDARSWSTYVGVVSEKPTYVVTNFTRKNRIRQDFFSGPRGKAESLESVKDQFDTDRQVFIGTSDEDEEMADDLDWEYLSVEEAAEAADWTIAATVEDDEVDETEAGEKRDDWP from the coding sequence ATGAACGGCGGCACCGACATGACCCTCGCGTTCGAGCTGGCCGCGCTCGAAGAACTCGCCTACCCGGAGCGCGTCTTCGAGGACGCCCGCTCCTGGAGCACGTACGTAGGCGTCGTCTCCGAGAAACCCACGTACGTCGTCACCAACTTCACTCGTAAGAATCGCATCCGCCAGGACTTCTTCTCCGGCCCGCGCGGGAAGGCAGAGAGTCTCGAGAGCGTCAAAGACCAGTTCGACACCGATCGCCAGGTCTTCATCGGAACGTCCGACGAGGACGAGGAGATGGCCGACGACCTCGACTGGGAGTACCTCTCCGTGGAGGAGGCTGCGGAGGCGGCCGACTGGACCATCGCTGCCACCGTCGAGGACGACGAGGTCGACGAGACCGAGGCCGGTGAGAAGCGCGACGACTGGCCGTGA
- a CDS encoding NAD(P)/FAD-dependent oxidoreductase, whose translation MSEYVIIGDGIAGSSAAETLREEDPDSSITVITDEGEPLYNRILIKEHAKGKLPEAPISIHDESWYDERDVDLSLNTHVTAVDVDAKTIHTHEGEDISYDKLLVATGGTPTQLPVPNSDADGVYHFWTFQDARGIKEAAEAADRGVAVGAGLLGIDFAAVMGSQDVDGKYLMRGDRWWRYALSGDGAEIIHDGLREMGVEPVFDSGVDHFEVNDAGHVTAAVDPNDERYPCEFAGVAIGLTFNTEFLRGTGIDRDGGIAVDEFMRTGVDDVYAAGDLTRFYDTLIGQEAQNGSWGSAKEQGRVAAVNMAADEEAEGFEWVSSYSITHFDFPFLSFGHPTIGDDHVEKRYGDTEWRRVALQDGRVVGGVLIGDLSQQRPLKQLMRDQRDLSGQTERLLDEQIDLDELAPTQD comes from the coding sequence ATGAGCGAGTACGTCATTATCGGCGACGGAATCGCGGGCAGTTCCGCCGCCGAAACCCTTCGCGAGGAGGATCCGGACTCCTCGATCACGGTCATCACCGACGAAGGGGAACCCCTGTACAACCGGATCCTGATCAAAGAACACGCCAAGGGGAAACTCCCCGAGGCACCGATCTCGATCCACGACGAGTCCTGGTACGACGAACGGGACGTCGACCTGTCGCTCAACACCCACGTGACGGCGGTCGACGTCGACGCGAAGACGATCCACACGCACGAGGGCGAGGATATTTCGTACGACAAACTGCTCGTCGCGACCGGCGGCACACCGACGCAGCTGCCAGTCCCGAACTCCGACGCCGACGGCGTCTACCACTTCTGGACGTTCCAGGACGCCCGGGGGATCAAGGAGGCCGCGGAGGCGGCCGACCGGGGCGTCGCCGTCGGGGCCGGCCTGCTCGGCATCGACTTCGCGGCCGTCATGGGCTCGCAGGACGTCGACGGCAAGTACCTGATGCGCGGCGACCGGTGGTGGCGCTACGCGCTCTCGGGCGACGGCGCCGAGATCATCCACGACGGCCTGCGCGAGATGGGCGTCGAGCCCGTCTTCGACAGTGGCGTCGACCACTTCGAGGTGAACGACGCCGGGCACGTCACGGCCGCCGTCGATCCGAACGACGAACGCTACCCCTGCGAGTTCGCCGGCGTGGCGATCGGCCTGACCTTCAACACCGAGTTCCTCCGCGGGACGGGCATCGACCGCGACGGCGGTATCGCCGTCGACGAGTTCATGCGAACCGGCGTCGACGACGTCTACGCGGCCGGCGACCTCACCCGATTCTACGACACGCTCATCGGCCAGGAGGCCCAGAACGGCTCCTGGGGCTCGGCGAAAGAGCAGGGACGCGTCGCCGCGGTCAATATGGCCGCCGACGAGGAAGCCGAGGGCTTCGAGTGGGTCTCGTCGTACTCGATCACGCACTTCGACTTTCCCTTCCTCTCGTTCGGCCATCCGACGATCGGCGACGACCACGTCGAGAAGCGCTACGGCGACACCGAGTGGCGCCGCGTCGCCCTGCAAGACGGCCGCGTCGTCGGGGGCGTCCTCATCGGCGACCTCTCACAGCAGCGCCCACTGAAACAGCTCATGCGCGATCAACGGGACCTGAGCGGACAGACGGAGCGACTGCTCGACGAGCAGATCGACCTCGACGAACTGGCACCCACACAGGACTGA
- a CDS encoding DUF6149 family protein: MKLRQTARHVASRKALETPVVRDVARRGLVRLHTRVFLGTADPNHAEERHAHLDALFDVTVDTYLEALRAGYDEAAAREITHLQANFDFYNHGWTEMMEIPVDELDAHFDRYADFFDAWGITIADPLGEFATGPLPDAPSTPGRLDDPDHPHAEAGFADDVYVEDPDGELLVGGRTLDESVPVTDAVGVGDEALRSVESVDEDRSADERNQSVDEQGE; the protein is encoded by the coding sequence GTGAAACTTCGTCAGACCGCCCGTCACGTCGCCTCACGGAAGGCGCTCGAAACGCCAGTCGTCCGCGACGTCGCCCGCCGTGGCCTCGTTCGGCTACACACCCGCGTATTCCTCGGCACGGCAGACCCGAATCACGCCGAGGAGCGCCACGCACACCTCGACGCGCTGTTCGACGTCACTGTCGACACCTATCTGGAGGCTCTCCGTGCCGGTTACGACGAGGCCGCAGCGCGCGAGATCACCCATCTGCAGGCGAACTTCGACTTCTACAATCACGGCTGGACGGAGATGATGGAGATACCCGTCGACGAACTGGACGCGCACTTCGACCGGTACGCGGACTTCTTCGACGCCTGGGGAATCACGATCGCCGATCCGCTGGGTGAGTTCGCGACGGGTCCACTCCCGGACGCGCCGTCGACGCCTGGGCGACTCGACGATCCCGACCACCCACACGCCGAGGCGGGCTTCGCGGACGACGTCTACGTCGAAGATCCAGACGGTGAGCTGCTCGTCGGGGGTCGGACACTGGACGAGTCGGTGCCAGTGACGGACGCCGTCGGCGTCGGCGACGAAGCACTGAGGAGTGTCGAATCCGTGGACGAGGATCGGTCTGCGGACGAACGGAATCAGTCTGTGGACGAACAGGGGGAGTAA
- a CDS encoding DUF7123 family protein, translating to MSTAMAPDLSTKQYQILEYLREHAGTKTYFKSRLIGKELGMTAKEVGSNITSLQNGDYDVEIEKWGYSSSTTWKVDLD from the coding sequence ATGAGCACAGCGATGGCACCCGACCTCTCGACGAAGCAGTACCAGATCCTCGAGTACCTCCGCGAGCACGCCGGCACGAAGACGTACTTCAAGTCGCGGCTAATCGGCAAGGAGCTCGGGATGACGGCGAAAGAGGTCGGTTCGAACATCACGAGCCTCCAGAACGGCGATTACGACGTCGAGATCGAGAAGTGGGGCTACTCGTCCAGCACGACCTGGAAGGTAGACCTGGACTGA
- a CDS encoding transcription initiation factor IIB encodes MTNASQTTRVRRNEERTTEREDESSHDRVTCPECSGQLVADDEHGETVCADCGLVVAEDSVDRGPEWRAFDASEKNEKSRVGAPTTNTMHDKGLSTNIDWRNKDAYGNSLGSRQREKMQRLRKWNERFRTRDSKERNLKQALGEIDRMASAVGLPTNVRETASVIYRRALEEDLLPGRSIEGVSTACVYAAARQAGVPRSLDEIADVSRVEKNEIARTYRYVVRELGLEVQPADPESYVPRFASGLDLSDESEHRARSLLKNAKEKGVHSGKSPVGLAAAAVYAAALLTNEKTTQAAVSEVADISEVTIRNRYHELLEAEDSIGLA; translated from the coding sequence ATGACGAACGCCTCCCAGACCACCCGAGTACGACGTAACGAGGAACGAACGACCGAACGAGAGGACGAATCGAGTCACGACCGTGTCACCTGCCCCGAGTGCAGCGGCCAGCTCGTCGCGGACGACGAGCACGGAGAGACCGTCTGTGCCGACTGCGGTCTGGTCGTCGCCGAGGACTCCGTCGACCGCGGCCCGGAGTGGCGCGCATTCGACGCCAGTGAGAAGAACGAGAAATCCCGCGTCGGTGCCCCGACCACCAACACGATGCACGACAAGGGGCTTTCGACCAACATCGACTGGCGCAACAAGGACGCGTACGGAAACTCGCTGGGTTCGCGCCAGCGAGAGAAGATGCAGCGTCTGCGCAAGTGGAACGAGCGCTTCCGGACGCGCGACTCGAAGGAACGGAATCTCAAACAGGCCCTCGGCGAGATCGACCGTATGGCGAGTGCGGTCGGTCTGCCGACGAACGTCCGCGAGACGGCGTCTGTCATCTACCGTCGTGCCCTGGAGGAGGACCTCCTGCCGGGGCGTTCGATCGAGGGCGTCTCGACGGCCTGCGTCTACGCCGCCGCGCGCCAGGCCGGCGTTCCCCGCTCGCTCGACGAGATCGCCGACGTCAGCCGCGTCGAGAAGAACGAGATCGCCCGCACCTACCGCTACGTGGTCCGTGAACTCGGTCTCGAAGTACAGCCGGCCGACCCCGAGAGCTACGTCCCGCGCTTTGCCTCCGGGCTCGACCTCTCCGACGAGTCGGAACACCGCGCGCGCTCGCTCCTGAAGAACGCGAAGGAGAAGGGCGTCCACTCCGGAAAGTCGCCGGTCGGGCTCGCCGCGGCCGCCGTCTACGCCGCCGCCCTACTCACCAACGAGAAGACCACCCAGGCGGCCGTCAGCGAAGTCGCCGACATCTCCGAGGTCACGATCCGCAATCGCTACCACGAACTCCTCGAAGCCGAGGACTCGATCGGCCTCGCGTAA